Proteins co-encoded in one Marinobacter gudaonensis genomic window:
- a CDS encoding ATP-grasp domain-containing protein — protein MRDTVLFLAHVPTEALNRGFLPAAQSMGLKVILLTDQAATHHHYFSQPDLPAYPEQILQCDVFNPLSVLDLLSELPAPVGVFSNSDHLQTVTALAAAYLNLPGKDWQTCYRAKNKAAMRQYLKALDDGACWFRAVNDQTSLGKVIDDVPFPCIAKPREGVASLNVRRLDNAAQLQSFCDQFWQEQPGQPLLLEEFLSGPVHTLETIGDGNSLIALGGFEVRLSEPPHFVELEASWVPYQPDSPHLQEMFRQVRRFGVGLGACHSEFVITDNGPRLIEINYRTVGDGREFLLDRMTNHGLFHAILQAHVGNPLELSPPTQAAQIRYLSASTSGRVRRSAPERREPCGDGIAEFEPLRKVGDDLRLTHSNKDYLGVLRLFSSDPSRVKDTLAEWTTDLEAEWEIG, from the coding sequence ATGCGCGATACCGTACTTTTTCTTGCTCATGTTCCAACGGAAGCCCTGAATCGGGGATTCCTGCCTGCAGCCCAGTCGATGGGGCTGAAAGTGATCCTGCTGACAGACCAGGCGGCGACTCATCACCACTATTTCAGTCAACCGGACCTTCCCGCCTATCCGGAACAGATTCTCCAGTGTGATGTATTTAATCCGCTGTCTGTTCTCGATCTTCTCTCAGAACTCCCGGCGCCCGTGGGCGTGTTTTCCAACAGCGATCACCTGCAGACGGTGACCGCTCTGGCCGCAGCCTACCTGAATCTGCCGGGCAAAGACTGGCAAACCTGTTACCGGGCAAAAAACAAGGCCGCAATGCGCCAGTACCTGAAAGCGCTCGATGATGGCGCATGCTGGTTCAGGGCTGTGAATGATCAGACATCCCTGGGGAAGGTGATCGACGACGTTCCCTTCCCGTGTATTGCCAAGCCCCGGGAGGGGGTTGCCAGCCTCAACGTCAGGCGCCTGGACAACGCTGCGCAACTGCAATCGTTCTGTGATCAGTTCTGGCAGGAACAACCCGGGCAACCCTTGCTGCTGGAAGAGTTTCTGTCAGGCCCTGTTCACACACTGGAGACCATTGGGGACGGAAACAGCCTGATTGCGCTCGGAGGATTTGAAGTGCGGCTTTCCGAGCCTCCCCATTTTGTCGAACTTGAAGCGTCGTGGGTGCCCTACCAGCCGGACAGTCCTCACCTGCAGGAGATGTTCAGGCAGGTACGGCGCTTCGGTGTGGGCCTTGGCGCCTGCCATTCCGAATTTGTGATAACCGACAATGGGCCGAGACTTATCGAGATCAATTACCGTACGGTGGGGGATGGCCGCGAATTCCTGCTTGACCGCATGACGAATCATGGGCTGTTCCATGCCATCCTTCAGGCCCATGTTGGCAACCCTCTTGAATTATCCCCTCCCACGCAGGCGGCGCAGATACGCTATCTCAGTGCTTCTACCAGCGGCCGGGTTCGCCGTTCAGCTCCTGAGCGCAGGGAGCCGTGCGGTGACGGCATTGCCGAGTTTGAGCCTTTGAGGAAAGTGGGTGATGACCTCCGACTGACTCATTCAAACAAGGACTACCTGGGCGTGTTGCGGTTGTTTTCGAGCGATCCCTCCCGGGTGAAGGATACGTTGGCCGAATGGACCACCGATCTTGAAGCAGAGTGGGAGATAGGCTGA
- a CDS encoding FAD-dependent oxidoreductase, whose protein sequence is MTFKKWILIAVIAAVVTGFVAAGGTELLTLDNLKANQQAIGQWIDQNLGLAVLGFVAIYVVVTALSLPGAAIMTLAGGAFFGNLYGLAAVSVASTIGASLAFLVARFLMRDTLRKRYSQTVAKMDRGIEKDGAFYLATLRLVPVFPFFLINLAMGLTAMKLRTYALVSWAAMLPGTFVYVNAGTQLGQIESTGDIVSADLLLSFALLGLFPLIAKFVVGFLRRRKVYAGWQKPAHFDYNLLVIGGGSAGLVSAYIAAAVKAKVALIEKDKMGGDCLNTGCVPSKALIRSAKAADTLRHANRYGLESVPVKGSFKNIMSRVKEVIAKVEPHDSPERYRKLGVDCIAGEASFVSPWELEVRHNDGRTERLTARSIVVATGGKPAVPPIPGLKDMEPLTSDNLWHLEEQPERLLVLGGGPIGSELAHAFARLGSKVTQVEMGDRLLAKEDTDVSDLVLKQFQSDGIDVRLKHSAAEFRIEEGEKVAYCEHEGERVRIPFDEVLVAVGRAANTAGLNLERIGVDTLPNGTVPVEEDMSLRYPNVFACGDVAGPYQFTHAASHQAWYAAVNGLFGQFKRFRVDYRVMPWVTFTSPEVARVGLSEAEAKAQGVAYEVTRYGLDDLDRAIAESEDHGFIKVLTPPGKDKILGAVVVGAHAGEILAEFTLAMKHGLGLNKILGTIHPYPTWNESAKYAAGEWKRAHAPEGVLKLLEKLHGWRRGKEGRQPLKHNDVTTG, encoded by the coding sequence ATGACGTTCAAGAAATGGATCCTGATCGCCGTAATTGCGGCGGTTGTCACCGGATTCGTCGCCGCCGGCGGTACCGAGCTTCTGACGCTCGACAACCTGAAGGCCAATCAGCAGGCCATCGGTCAGTGGATCGATCAGAACCTGGGGCTGGCGGTGCTGGGTTTTGTGGCTATCTATGTGGTGGTAACTGCGCTGTCCCTGCCCGGAGCTGCCATCATGACCCTCGCCGGTGGCGCCTTTTTCGGGAACCTGTACGGACTGGCCGCGGTTTCGGTGGCCTCAACCATCGGGGCGTCCCTGGCATTTCTGGTGGCCCGGTTCCTGATGCGGGACACGCTGCGCAAGCGCTACAGTCAGACTGTCGCCAAAATGGACCGGGGCATCGAAAAGGACGGCGCGTTCTACCTGGCCACCCTGCGCCTGGTACCGGTGTTCCCCTTCTTCCTGATCAACCTGGCTATGGGCCTGACGGCCATGAAGCTGCGCACCTACGCGCTGGTCAGCTGGGCGGCGATGCTGCCGGGTACCTTTGTGTATGTGAACGCTGGCACGCAACTGGGCCAGATCGAGTCCACCGGTGACATCGTCTCGGCGGATCTGCTGCTGTCCTTTGCCCTGTTGGGTCTGTTCCCGCTGATTGCCAAGTTTGTCGTGGGCTTCCTTCGCCGCCGCAAGGTATACGCCGGTTGGCAAAAGCCCGCGCACTTTGATTACAACCTGCTGGTGATCGGCGGTGGTTCGGCCGGTCTGGTTTCTGCGTACATCGCCGCGGCCGTGAAGGCCAAGGTGGCACTGATCGAGAAGGACAAAATGGGCGGTGACTGTCTCAACACCGGCTGCGTGCCTTCCAAGGCTCTGATCCGCAGTGCCAAAGCAGCGGACACCCTGCGCCACGCCAACCGCTACGGGCTGGAGTCGGTGCCGGTGAAAGGCTCTTTCAAAAACATCATGAGCCGGGTCAAGGAGGTGATCGCGAAAGTGGAGCCCCACGATTCGCCGGAGCGCTACCGCAAGCTGGGCGTGGACTGCATTGCCGGCGAAGCCAGCTTCGTGTCGCCCTGGGAGCTGGAAGTGCGCCATAACGATGGCCGCACCGAACGGCTCACTGCCCGTAGCATTGTGGTGGCCACGGGCGGCAAGCCGGCGGTGCCGCCCATTCCCGGCCTGAAGGACATGGAGCCGCTGACCTCGGACAACCTCTGGCATCTGGAAGAGCAACCGGAGCGCCTGCTGGTGCTGGGCGGCGGCCCGATCGGCTCCGAGCTGGCCCATGCCTTTGCCCGTCTTGGCAGCAAGGTGACACAGGTGGAGATGGGTGATCGCCTGTTGGCCAAAGAGGATACCGACGTTTCTGACCTGGTGTTGAAGCAGTTCCAGTCAGACGGCATTGATGTCCGGTTGAAACATTCCGCGGCCGAGTTCCGTATTGAGGAAGGCGAGAAGGTGGCCTATTGCGAGCACGAGGGTGAGCGGGTGCGAATTCCCTTCGACGAGGTGCTGGTGGCCGTGGGCCGAGCGGCCAATACCGCCGGCCTGAATCTGGAGCGCATCGGCGTGGACACCCTGCCCAACGGCACTGTGCCGGTGGAAGAGGACATGAGCCTGCGTTATCCGAACGTGTTTGCCTGCGGCGATGTGGCCGGGCCCTACCAGTTTACCCACGCGGCCTCGCACCAGGCCTGGTACGCGGCAGTAAACGGGTTGTTCGGCCAGTTCAAGCGCTTCCGGGTCGACTACCGGGTGATGCCCTGGGTGACGTTCACCTCACCGGAAGTGGCCCGGGTGGGGCTCAGTGAGGCCGAAGCTAAGGCCCAGGGGGTGGCCTACGAAGTGACCCGGTATGGGCTGGACGATCTGGACCGGGCCATCGCCGAAAGCGAGGACCACGGATTCATCAAGGTGCTGACTCCGCCGGGCAAGGACAAGATCCTGGGCGCTGTGGTGGTGGGCGCCCATGCCGGGGAAATCCTCGCCGAGTTTACCCTGGCCATGAAGCATGGCCTGGGCCTGAACAAGATCCTGGGCACCATTCACCCCTACCCGACCTGGAACGAGTCGGCGAAGTACGCGGCCGGTGAATGGAAACGGGCCCATGCGCCTGAAGGCGTCCTGAAGCTGCTGGAGAAACTCCACGGCTGGCGCCGGGGCAAGGAAGGACGGCAGCCCCTGAAGCACAACGACGTGACCACCGGCTGA
- a CDS encoding HpcH/HpaI aldolase family protein yields the protein MLTNNRTRQLITDGLPAFGLLNAVPTPWMIEMIGHAGYDFVILDTEHMSTNPESLEHMIRAAECASVTPLVRVPGVDRAAITRALDSGAQGIVVPRIRNAEEARDVVQMARYAPAGQRGITGGRTTGFGTLPLKDYLRQANQEVLIVLMIEDQEGIDNREAILGVPGVDWVLPGAVDLSQSLGCPGDPFHSSVNHAIAELAASCRGRSVEFCALPRSPDQLTEWQEWGARAFLLGEDRSLLFKYLKSHLATCRAESSPPSP from the coding sequence ATGCTGACCAATAACCGCACGCGCCAATTGATCACCGATGGCTTACCCGCCTTTGGACTACTGAACGCAGTACCAACGCCCTGGATGATCGAGATGATCGGCCATGCCGGCTATGACTTTGTCATCCTGGATACGGAACACATGTCCACCAATCCAGAGTCCCTGGAACACATGATTCGCGCCGCCGAGTGCGCCTCCGTCACCCCTCTGGTGCGAGTGCCAGGGGTTGATCGTGCTGCGATTACCCGGGCTCTGGACAGTGGTGCTCAGGGAATTGTTGTTCCCCGTATCCGTAATGCCGAAGAGGCGCGCGACGTTGTTCAGATGGCGCGGTACGCGCCTGCGGGGCAACGTGGAATTACCGGCGGCAGGACAACAGGTTTCGGAACCCTCCCGCTGAAAGACTACCTCAGGCAGGCCAACCAGGAAGTCCTCATTGTGCTCATGATTGAAGACCAGGAAGGCATCGACAACCGTGAAGCCATCCTGGGTGTTCCCGGTGTTGACTGGGTGCTTCCGGGAGCGGTTGATCTGTCGCAATCACTCGGCTGCCCTGGTGACCCGTTCCATTCGTCTGTCAATCACGCCATCGCGGAACTGGCAGCGAGTTGCCGCGGGCGTTCTGTGGAATTTTGCGCCTTGCCACGAAGTCCTGACCAATTGACGGAATGGCAGGAGTGGGGAGCAAGAGCCTTTCTCCTGGGAGAAGACCGCAGTCTGCTCTTTAAATACCTCAAGTCTCACCTTGCGACCTGCCGTGCCGAGTCGAGCCCGCCGTCTCCCTGA
- a CDS encoding IucA/IucC family protein: MAMTASHHYFRDQHCDFQADQASMEALLNCYCRDLAQPSGELAVHRGEGSRSWPQGLRVRLALEPVSVLQIAFPESEDLLLVLVAGDSQTCNYRYLSAPYHKSGLRGWRVLGLEQLGRILLHQMARRFNEPFNGELYRQILLSRNVMRSILEYTRVPADWGQGLEAFRWSEQSLSFGHRYHPAPKSREGFDPEDILQYSPEMGAGFALSYFAVHPDDLRTRGDIAGPASASGPDIGLDLPDGWVAVPVHPWQARYLMRLPVIRSAIRSGRILPLGQVGQRFYPTASVRTLYQPGSPYFLKFSTHVRLTNCIRKNAVYELESAVALSAALKTYLAPSLARWRGFRLLYEPGYQTVDFIDHPEPDRRTIAEGFGVIMRDSIESYLEPGVTPLLAAALFSEDRFGRCPATEAADTLGVAERLTVLEARLAWFEQYLALLIPPIFESLFHHGVVFEPHLQNVVVGIRGGYPVQVFVRDLEGTKLVPGRWSGQLPDTLDEQTLASVHYSQGKAWKRIAYCLLVNHLFQAVACLCGGDKSIERRLWQALAGVVRDWLEETDDPWARDVLGRLLEGDPIPNKSNLMTRLFKRPDRESQYTRVPNPLALTMPFTVETMEELCHA, encoded by the coding sequence ATGGCAATGACAGCCTCGCATCATTATTTCAGAGATCAGCACTGCGACTTTCAGGCCGATCAAGCCAGCATGGAGGCCCTGCTGAATTGCTACTGTCGGGATCTGGCCCAACCCTCCGGAGAACTGGCGGTTCATCGTGGTGAAGGCAGCCGATCCTGGCCGCAGGGACTCCGTGTCCGCCTGGCTCTGGAACCGGTGAGCGTGCTACAGATTGCATTCCCGGAATCCGAAGATCTTCTGCTGGTTCTGGTGGCGGGAGACTCGCAGACCTGCAACTACCGCTACCTGTCCGCGCCGTATCACAAATCCGGGCTCAGGGGCTGGCGGGTCCTGGGGCTGGAGCAATTGGGCCGGATCCTGCTCCATCAAATGGCACGGCGCTTCAATGAACCCTTCAACGGCGAGCTCTACCGACAGATTCTTCTCAGCCGGAACGTCATGCGGAGTATTCTCGAATACACCCGCGTTCCCGCGGATTGGGGGCAGGGGCTGGAGGCTTTCCGCTGGTCAGAGCAATCCCTGAGTTTCGGGCACCGTTACCACCCGGCACCAAAATCCAGGGAAGGGTTCGACCCGGAAGATATCCTGCAATATTCCCCGGAGATGGGCGCGGGCTTCGCTCTCTCGTATTTCGCTGTTCATCCGGACGATCTTCGCACCCGGGGTGACATTGCCGGGCCAGCTTCAGCCTCCGGTCCGGACATCGGGCTGGATCTGCCCGATGGTTGGGTTGCGGTTCCTGTGCACCCCTGGCAGGCACGCTACCTTATGCGCCTCCCCGTCATCCGCAGCGCTATCCGTTCCGGGCGCATCCTGCCCCTGGGCCAGGTCGGTCAACGATTCTACCCGACCGCATCGGTTCGCACGCTATACCAGCCCGGCAGCCCCTACTTCCTCAAATTTTCAACCCACGTCCGACTGACCAACTGCATCCGGAAAAACGCGGTCTACGAATTGGAGAGTGCTGTAGCCCTCTCCGCCGCACTCAAGACCTACCTTGCCCCGTCACTGGCCCGTTGGCGGGGGTTCAGGCTGCTGTATGAGCCCGGCTACCAGACGGTTGATTTTATCGATCACCCAGAGCCTGATCGCCGCACCATAGCAGAGGGATTCGGCGTCATTATGCGAGACAGTATCGAATCGTACCTCGAACCTGGTGTCACACCATTGCTGGCCGCAGCGCTCTTCAGCGAAGACCGTTTCGGTCGCTGCCCGGCCACCGAAGCTGCCGATACCCTGGGAGTTGCAGAACGGCTCACCGTTTTGGAGGCCAGACTGGCGTGGTTCGAGCAGTACCTCGCCTTGCTGATCCCACCGATCTTCGAGTCGCTGTTCCATCATGGCGTGGTCTTTGAACCACATCTTCAAAACGTGGTTGTAGGCATTCGGGGGGGGTATCCCGTCCAGGTGTTTGTTCGTGACCTGGAGGGAACGAAGCTCGTGCCCGGCCGCTGGTCGGGACAACTGCCGGATACCCTCGATGAACAAACACTGGCGTCGGTTCATTACAGTCAGGGCAAAGCCTGGAAACGGATCGCATACTGCCTGTTGGTCAATCACCTGTTCCAGGCCGTAGCCTGCCTCTGCGGGGGAGACAAGTCTATTGAACGCCGGTTATGGCAGGCACTAGCCGGAGTCGTGCGCGACTGGCTGGAAGAGACCGACGACCCATGGGCCAGGGATGTTCTCGGCAGGCTTCTGGAGGGCGACCCCATTCCCAACAAAAGTAACCTGATGACTCGACTTTTCAAGCGCCCGGACCGTGAGTCACAGTACACCCGGGTACCCAACCCGCTGGCGCTGACGATGCCTTTCACCGTGGAGACCATGGAGGAGCTGTGCCATGCCTGA
- a CDS encoding type III PLP-dependent enzyme: MPDVPASVQQAIHALKRGESDPLCAYVYDLPGLRNRIRGIVECLPAGCDMFYAAKANPAWPVLGALAPFVRGFEVASGGELDWVRRHFPTTPVIFGGPGKLASDLEKAIDQKVERIHVESLLELRRLCDIADRKQTHQDILLRINLELAETPSTRLTMGGVPTPFGMEEACIPEALALLAKQNRVRLRGFHFHLMSHQLDEKRHLALIRHYLESVRAWETTYDLNLAEINVGGGIGINYTQPDQQFDWPGFCAGLDELLQAHSDRAWNIRFECGRFITAPCGFYVGEVLDVKRCGDEWFAICRGGTHHFRTPVAQAHNHPFEVLPASETTFESPGVKGNPVTLVGQLCTPKDVFARRVEVDSLGIGDLVVFHYAGAYAWNISHQAFLMHPHPNEVFIE; this comes from the coding sequence ATGCCTGACGTACCTGCCTCCGTTCAGCAGGCCATCCACGCGCTCAAGCGCGGTGAAAGCGACCCGCTGTGCGCCTATGTGTATGACCTGCCCGGACTCCGCAACCGGATAAGGGGCATAGTCGAGTGCTTGCCGGCCGGCTGTGACATGTTTTATGCCGCCAAGGCGAATCCGGCATGGCCGGTGCTCGGCGCCTTGGCCCCCTTTGTACGGGGCTTTGAAGTCGCGTCGGGTGGAGAGCTGGACTGGGTGCGTCGTCATTTCCCGACCACGCCGGTAATTTTTGGCGGCCCCGGCAAACTGGCATCGGACCTCGAAAAGGCTATTGATCAGAAGGTTGAACGGATCCACGTGGAAAGCCTGCTGGAATTACGGCGCCTGTGTGACATCGCCGACCGAAAACAGACCCATCAGGACATTCTGCTGCGCATCAATCTCGAACTGGCCGAAACACCCTCCACACGGCTTACCATGGGCGGCGTGCCCACGCCGTTTGGCATGGAGGAAGCCTGTATACCAGAAGCACTGGCGTTGCTGGCGAAGCAGAACCGGGTCAGGCTGCGTGGCTTTCACTTTCACCTGATGTCACACCAGCTCGACGAGAAACGTCATCTTGCGTTGATAAGGCACTACCTGGAGTCGGTTCGCGCCTGGGAAACGACGTACGACCTGAACCTTGCCGAGATCAATGTCGGTGGAGGAATCGGGATTAACTATACGCAGCCCGATCAGCAATTTGACTGGCCAGGGTTTTGTGCCGGCCTCGACGAGCTGCTTCAAGCTCACTCGGATCGGGCCTGGAACATCCGGTTCGAATGTGGCCGTTTCATCACCGCCCCCTGCGGCTTCTATGTTGGCGAAGTCCTGGATGTCAAACGCTGTGGCGACGAATGGTTTGCGATTTGCCGGGGTGGGACACACCACTTCCGGACCCCTGTTGCGCAGGCGCACAATCATCCATTTGAGGTATTGCCTGCCTCCGAGACAACCTTCGAATCACCCGGCGTCAAAGGCAACCCTGTCACCCTGGTTGGCCAGCTGTGCACACCCAAAGATGTCTTTGCCCGCCGGGTTGAGGTCGACTCGCTCGGGATTGGCGATCTGGTGGTCTTCCACTACGCAGGGGCCTACGCCTGGAATATTTCACATCAGGCCTTTCTGATGCATCCCCACCCAAACGAAGTTTTCATCGAGTAA
- a CDS encoding IucA/IucC family protein codes for MTRNTALSSTDPGQYLTRRLVDALIREDVAGCQSDSQAVGVDGVPGSPGTPATWLRWTLAQGILWLPVHPATFMQRWQWSGDALIWQPAGQVGSVSEVNHYEQVLACLTAEEHDDSGEQLEIYADECRTAEAHDTLCLAERSRWFDDIRHQGQSWKDFPRLSERMLHFDRLAAFLDHPFYPSARAKSGFDKAALVAYAPEFAPRFQLRWLAVPGSEVTSMGELPGCWPDFSEVGLDNRLADSYQLLPVHPHLWDTALSEYLSTTDIGARVIRAPAPALWVQPTLSVRTLQLEAAPEVHVKVPLTIRTLGNRNIRTVKPSTLYDGHTVQKILQEIAGKDPVLKGTFSVTDESSGLHVGDLPWLGCIVRRFCGFSDQQQIVPVASLLADSPDGRCVAQMMADEFNRGDLTEWVRQYVALTLTVHLRLWLVYGIALESNQQNSMVLLTPGRPPQLLFKDNDAPRLRPDRLRGQMPSIESKVAQLRDQRILVKDETPLAQMFTTITLQLNLAVILEGLSARGLGSRAHWYRVLREEVISVLDQLDDLGVNTQPARKVLLEDRQLYTKYLLRAGSLESKSRTGAADINKFYGKLAPNFLRNGS; via the coding sequence ATGACCCGGAACACCGCTCTGTCTTCAACAGACCCCGGGCAGTATCTGACCCGGAGGCTGGTCGATGCCCTGATCCGCGAAGACGTGGCCGGCTGCCAGAGTGATTCTCAGGCAGTTGGGGTGGACGGCGTGCCCGGCTCTCCAGGAACGCCGGCGACCTGGTTACGGTGGACGCTGGCGCAGGGCATCCTGTGGTTGCCGGTCCATCCGGCAACCTTCATGCAGCGTTGGCAGTGGAGTGGCGACGCGCTCATCTGGCAGCCCGCAGGCCAGGTCGGAAGCGTGTCGGAAGTGAATCACTACGAACAGGTTCTGGCCTGCCTCACCGCGGAGGAACACGACGACTCTGGGGAGCAGTTGGAGATCTATGCCGACGAGTGCAGAACCGCGGAGGCACACGACACCCTCTGCCTGGCGGAGCGGTCCAGGTGGTTTGACGACATCCGCCATCAGGGGCAAAGCTGGAAGGATTTTCCCCGGTTATCCGAACGCATGCTTCATTTCGATCGTCTCGCGGCCTTCCTCGATCATCCGTTTTATCCCAGTGCCCGCGCCAAGAGTGGTTTTGATAAGGCAGCACTGGTGGCCTACGCGCCTGAATTTGCCCCGCGTTTTCAGTTAAGGTGGCTTGCCGTCCCCGGCTCGGAAGTCACTTCGATGGGGGAGCTCCCAGGTTGCTGGCCGGATTTCAGCGAGGTAGGGCTGGATAACCGGCTTGCCGACAGCTACCAGCTCTTGCCGGTGCACCCTCATCTCTGGGACACCGCGCTGAGTGAGTATCTGTCGACCACAGACATCGGTGCCAGGGTTATCCGTGCGCCAGCGCCTGCGCTTTGGGTTCAGCCAACACTGTCGGTACGAACCCTCCAGCTTGAGGCAGCGCCGGAGGTCCACGTGAAAGTCCCTTTGACCATTCGCACACTGGGCAACCGGAACATTCGAACGGTCAAACCGAGCACACTTTATGATGGTCATACGGTTCAGAAAATCCTGCAGGAGATAGCCGGCAAGGACCCGGTCCTTAAAGGGACCTTTTCTGTAACCGACGAATCCTCAGGCCTGCACGTTGGCGATCTGCCCTGGCTGGGCTGTATTGTGCGCCGGTTTTGCGGGTTTTCCGACCAGCAGCAGATTGTGCCCGTTGCCTCCCTGTTAGCCGACAGCCCGGACGGTCGCTGCGTTGCCCAAATGATGGCGGACGAGTTTAATCGTGGCGACCTGACAGAGTGGGTGCGCCAGTACGTTGCCTTGACGCTGACGGTGCACCTGCGACTGTGGCTTGTCTACGGCATTGCGCTGGAGTCCAATCAGCAGAACTCCATGGTGCTGCTCACGCCGGGGCGGCCACCGCAGCTGCTTTTCAAGGACAACGACGCCCCCAGGCTGCGGCCAGACAGGCTACGCGGCCAGATGCCGTCCATCGAGTCAAAAGTTGCGCAACTCCGGGATCAACGCATCCTGGTCAAGGATGAAACACCTCTGGCGCAGATGTTTACCACCATCACCCTGCAACTGAACCTGGCGGTTATTCTTGAGGGCCTGTCCGCACGGGGGCTCGGATCCAGGGCCCACTGGTATAGGGTGCTTCGTGAGGAGGTGATCAGCGTCCTCGATCAGCTTGACGACCTCGGCGTCAATACTCAGCCAGCGCGCAAGGTGCTGCTGGAGGATCGCCAGCTTTACACCAAGTATCTTCTCAGGGCTGGCAGCCTGGAAAGCAAGTCCCGCACCGGCGCCGCTGACATCAATAAATTCTACGGTAAGCTGGCCCCGAACTTTCTCAGGAACGGATCATGA
- a CDS encoding MFS transporter, whose product MSQSVLPVVLLSHFTAALVALGMPPFFGLILTDTFAVEHTVWVGWFYIIPTVFTALAAPFWGRVADRFGRRWSLLRAQIGLALAFVIAGLAPSVVTFAMALMVQGFLGGTFAASSAYLSTVARGQNLTQSLNWMQGSARSAMILAPILFGFFMTWVPAQRLYLYMAILPLLSALLVWKLAPPDPVSGGPGGQKHSRERVSASASWLRLRLLYFGFNFALVASFPYFIPWTQERTGSTAALAGVLYSLPHAIYLIILVSPLRRSVFFGNPWTLPAGLSLFVLSYVIQATAGTTAAILAGRLVMGLGMTTCLFALNAETARLTRIENAGQSFGALDSAGKWAGVAAGVLAGVATGMSNQTAPFWLGAGVTLLTITLSVYRSRSPATEPRTPKQGVKPWQ is encoded by the coding sequence ATGAGCCAGTCCGTTCTGCCGGTGGTCCTGCTCAGCCACTTTACCGCGGCCTTGGTGGCACTCGGGATGCCACCATTTTTTGGGCTGATCCTGACCGACACATTTGCGGTTGAACACACCGTCTGGGTGGGCTGGTTCTATATTATCCCGACGGTTTTCACGGCGCTGGCGGCGCCGTTCTGGGGGAGGGTGGCGGACCGTTTCGGCCGCCGCTGGTCGCTGCTGCGGGCCCAGATTGGCCTGGCCTTGGCCTTCGTAATCGCCGGATTGGCGCCGAGCGTAGTTACCTTTGCCATGGCACTGATGGTTCAGGGCTTTCTGGGCGGAACCTTTGCCGCATCGAGCGCGTACCTCTCCACCGTTGCTCGCGGTCAAAACCTGACCCAGTCACTGAACTGGATGCAGGGCTCGGCCAGGTCGGCCATGATACTGGCGCCCATCCTTTTCGGTTTTTTCATGACCTGGGTGCCAGCCCAGCGTCTGTACCTCTACATGGCCATCCTGCCGCTTCTGTCAGCACTGCTGGTATGGAAGCTTGCTCCGCCAGATCCGGTTTCAGGTGGGCCTGGTGGCCAGAAACATTCACGTGAAAGGGTTTCGGCATCCGCTAGTTGGCTGCGATTGCGGTTACTTTACTTCGGTTTCAATTTCGCACTGGTGGCCAGTTTTCCCTACTTCATTCCCTGGACCCAGGAACGAACGGGCAGTACCGCCGCTTTGGCCGGAGTTCTCTACAGCCTCCCTCATGCCATCTACCTGATTATTCTGGTTAGCCCACTGCGACGAAGCGTGTTTTTCGGTAACCCGTGGACCTTGCCCGCAGGCCTGTCACTGTTCGTACTGTCCTACGTTATTCAGGCGACTGCCGGAACAACAGCCGCCATTCTCGCCGGACGATTGGTCATGGGGCTGGGCATGACGACCTGTCTTTTTGCCCTTAATGCCGAAACCGCACGCCTCACACGGATAGAAAACGCTGGCCAGAGCTTTGGCGCCCTCGACAGTGCGGGTAAATGGGCCGGTGTCGCCGCGGGGGTTCTCGCGGGTGTTGCCACAGGGATGAGCAATCAGACGGCGCCGTTCTGGCTGGGCGCCGGGGTAACACTTCTTACTATCACTCTGAGCGTCTACCGATCCCGCTCTCCCGCCACTGAACCAAGAACACCTAAACAAGGAGTAAAGCCATGGCAATGA